TCCCACCTGCCGGTGCGGCACTCGAGGTGCGCGAGGTAGCAGAGCACCTCGTCACGGGCGACGTAGCGCCCCAGGGCCTCGAAGCGGTCGAGCTCCTCCTCGAGCCGGCTGCGGGCACCGGCCAGGTCACCGGCCCAGAGCAGCGCCAGACCACGCGTGACGCGCGCGCCGGAGTAGACCGTCGTGCTGTCGGCCGGACCGGCCGGGTCGCCGAGGTCCTCGAGCGCGACCGCCTCCTCCAGGGTGTCCAGGAAGGGCCTGCCGGACAGGAAGTCGACCAGCGCCCCGATGGTGAGCGCGTCGCTCCGGAGCCCCACGTCGTCGTCGGCCGTGACCAGGGACCGAGCCGCCGACACCTCGTCGTCGGCTCGCTGGAGGTCGCCTCGGTAGACCCAGACCCACGCCAGCATGAGGTGCGCCGACGCTGCAGGCCCGTCCTCGACCCCGGGCTGGTCGAGCGCCTCGCACGCCAGGGCCTCGATCTCGAGCGTGTCCTGCCAGCAGATCTCGCAGAGGGTGACCATGACCTCCGCCCGCGACGGCCCCGGCGCCATCGAGTCGAGGGCCTCGCGCAGCAGCACCAGGGCCCGGTTGGCGTCCCCCGCCTCGAAGGTGAGCATCCCGGCGACCACCGAGCGGCTGCGCCGCTCCTCGACGAGGTCGGCCGGCGTGTGACGGACCGCCAGCTGGGCGAGCTCCGCCGCGGCCGCCGCCGCACCCCGGCGCCGCGCCGCCCGGTGAGCCCGGGCGAGAGCCCGGGCGGTCGTCTCGTCGGGTCGGGTCGCCGAGAGCGCGAGGTGCCGGCCCTTCTCCTCCTCGTTGTCGAGGACCGTCGCCAGCCGCAGGTGAGCCGCCCGGAGTGCCGTCGGCGTCGCCGCACCGCTCAGCGCCGAGGCGAAGATCGCGTGGGCGAAGCGGACCCGCCCGCCCTGCACGACCACGAGCCCCTCGTCCTCGGCCCGCGACAGCGCGGCCTCCACGTCGACGTCCGGCTGCGCCGCGGCCAGCAGGTCCACGGTGACCCGCGAGCCGAGGCCGAGCACGAGCAGCACGGCTCGCACGTCGTCGGGGAGCACGGTGAACCGGTTGTGGAGGAGGGCCGAGGTGTCCGGGTCGAGGGGGAGCGGCGCGCCCGGGTCGGGCACGCCCCGGCGTACGACCTCCCGCGCGAGCTGCAGCCCGTAGAACGGGTTGCCCTCGGCGATCCGGTGCAGCCGGCTCACCACGGAGTGCGGCAGGTCGGGCCCGACCCGCTCGCGCAGGAGCCGGCCGAACGGCTCGCGGCCCATCGGCCCGAGCTCGACCCGCGAGACCCGGCGGGAGCCCATCGCGCGCTCCAGGTCGAGGGGCAGGTCGCCGGGCTCGCCCGTGCGGCGCGTGGCCAGCACGCCGACCGGCTGCTCGTCGAGTCGCTGCAGGACGAACCCGACGACGCGGGCCGACGACGCGTCGAGCCACTGGAGGTCGTCGATCGCTACCAGCACCGGGCCGGCCCGCGCCAGCCGGTGGACCACCGACAGCGCGGCGAGCGAGATCGCCCGCGGGTCCTGCATCGCCTCCCCCGCCGTACGACGGAGCAGGGCCGCGTCGAGCGCCTCGCGCTGCGGGGGTGGCAGGTGGTCGAGCTCCTCGTCGCCCACGCCTCGCAGGAGATCGTCGAGCGCGGAGTAGGACAGCGCAGTCTGCGGCTGGGCGACCCGGGTGCCCATGACCCGGAAGCCGAGGCGCCGGGCGTCCTCGACGACCTGCTCACCCAGTGTGGTCTTGCCGATCCCCGCCTGCCCCTCCACGAGCAGGGCCGCGGGGTGGCACCGCGCAGCCGCCAGGAACGCCTGGGCGCTCCTCGCGGGATCCAGGCCCCCCCTGCTCGAGGCCGCGTCCCCGGGCGGCTGCACATCTGGACCATACGAGTGAGCCACGCCGGGTGGCACCGGTCGGAGGTCCCGCCGGACGCGCGCAGCCGGGCCCCTTCCCGGACCAGGTCGCCCCAGGGGGATGGGACCGCGGCCGAACGGTGTTCTCCTGGAGGGCGAGCGAGGAGGTGGCCGGCATGGGGCGACCCGACCCGAGGTGCCCGCTGCGGTTCGGCGAGGCCTGCACGCTCTGCGTCCCCGGCGCGACCGGGCCCCAGGACTGCCAGACGGTGGCCCTGGTGATGGCGGACCCCGACCTGCGCGCCGAGCTCACCCGCCTGCGCGAGGAGTGGGCCCGTGACGCGACCTAGCCGCGTGCCCCTGTCAGGACTCCCGCGGGGCGGGGACGATGTGGGCGTCCGGGCCGGGGTAGGTCAGGCCCTCGTGACCGTCCTCCCACCGCACGACGTACGGCGGCGCACCGTCCTCACCGCGGACCTCGATCACCTCCCCCTGCTTGCGGTGCTGGTGGTCGCTCCTGCTCTCGACGACGACGTGGTCGCCCGCCTGTGCTCGCATGTCTCCACGATGAACCCGCCGCCAGAGCCTGTCCACGGCCACTCGGCCCCATCGGCGGCTCGCCTGCACGGGAGGCGGACCGGGGGCGTGGCCTAGGCTCGTCCCGCGTACGGAACGTCCCTGTGCCACTCGGCACCGCGGTGCGTTCCCTACCCGGGCCTCTGGGGGGTCAGGAGTTTAGTTCTGACCTGCGGTTTCCTTGTCGCTCTTGCGTCGAGTTCTCGTCATGTTGGGACATGTCCCGCGCTTACATGGAACGTCGATCACGTTGAGATAGATCAGGGATGCTCCCCCAGCAGTAGCCAGGAAGGGGTGCAGATGGAGGTAACGGCAGGGCCGTCAGGGCCGGCAGGGCCGACCGGCGTCTGCCGGGTCTCCGGCGGCCCTGAGTCCCAGGTGCTGGGTCTTCGGTGCCCGGGTCGTTGGGTGCGTTGTTCGCGTCAGCGGCGCACGATGGTCGCGGCCAGGCCGGCGGTGGCGATCGAGACGACAGCGGCGGCGGTGAATGCGGCAGTGAACCCGCTTCCGGAGGTGAGCGCGATGGCGGTGAAGGCCGCGGTGCCGAGCGCCGCACCGACCTGCGTGGCGGAGCTGGCGAGCCCCGAGGCCAGCCCGGTGTGGGTCTCGGGTGCCGCAGAGGCGATCACCATGGTGGTTGGTGTGAAGGACAGCGCGACCCCGGTAGCGACCAAGAGCAGGCCGGGCAGGACAGCCGCTGGGTAGCCGCAACCGGGGGGGCCG
This genomic window from Nocardioides marmoribigeumensis contains:
- a CDS encoding DUF1918 domain-containing protein, with protein sequence MRAQAGDHVVVESRSDHQHRKQGEVIEVRGEDGAPPYVVRWEDGHEGLTYPGPDAHIVPAPRES
- a CDS encoding helix-turn-helix transcriptional regulator, which produces MQPPGDAASSRGGLDPARSAQAFLAAARCHPAALLVEGQAGIGKTTLGEQVVEDARRLGFRVMGTRVAQPQTALSYSALDDLLRGVGDEELDHLPPPQREALDAALLRRTAGEAMQDPRAISLAALSVVHRLARAGPVLVAIDDLQWLDASSARVVGFVLQRLDEQPVGVLATRRTGEPGDLPLDLERAMGSRRVSRVELGPMGREPFGRLLRERVGPDLPHSVVSRLHRIAEGNPFYGLQLAREVVRRGVPDPGAPLPLDPDTSALLHNRFTVLPDDVRAVLLVLGLGSRVTVDLLAAAQPDVDVEAALSRAEDEGLVVVQGGRVRFAHAIFASALSGAATPTALRAAHLRLATVLDNEEEKGRHLALSATRPDETTARALARAHRAARRRGAAAAAAELAQLAVRHTPADLVEERRSRSVVAGMLTFEAGDANRALVLLREALDSMAPGPSRAEVMVTLCEICWQDTLEIEALACEALDQPGVEDGPAASAHLMLAWVWVYRGDLQRADDEVSAARSLVTADDDVGLRSDALTIGALVDFLSGRPFLDTLEEAVALEDLGDPAGPADSTTVYSGARVTRGLALLWAGDLAGARSRLEEELDRFEALGRYVARDEVLCYLAHLECRTGRWDAARRRVEECLDIGEESGHLRGRGQNIVPRAWVNAVQGDLAAARRDALEGLELSVGFQDHLAAAGCHGVLGFAELSDGRPGEAVPHLLAVCDFLRDSGTTEPGQVPFVADALEALVAVGRLDEAEAIAADDRLVGRSACHPATAAQAVRGVAAVRAASGDLSGAADALGRVLAEGHLEALPFERARTLLVAGEVERRARRRPEARRLLQEAHDELARLGATAWAARAEDELRRVDGAAGGLGAVGPQGGRLSATEAQVAALVAEGLTNREVADRLFLSVKTVEANLSRIYRKLALRSRADLVRRLVAEAGTSGP
- a CDS encoding DUF6767 domain-containing protein, encoding MGRPDPRCPLRFGEACTLCVPGATGPQDCQTVALVMADPDLRAELTRLREEWARDAT